The following DNA comes from Athene noctua chromosome 1, bAthNoc1.hap1.1, whole genome shotgun sequence.
ATATTGCAGTTTGTGAACTGAATTGGAAGTTCCTATCATTTGATATGTGgtaaattataaggaaaaaaaccaacaaacacaacaacaaaaaacctctcaCACTATTTGATATTAAACCTGAAAAACACAGTTTCAGGGAATAGTCAAACCACAGAGTTTCCATCTGTCCAGCAGAACAAACCTTCAACTGATGGTATTGTCTTCTCTTCagttactgctgctgctgctctttcttccattgcttctgctgctgctgcctctagGGAGGCTTCTCTGGGAGAAGGTGGATTTTCCCTACGGGGAGTCCAGAATGTTAATTTGGTAATTTCTGATGCTTTCCATTTTGGTCCAATGAGTAATGAgggttcctcctcttcctctcctttatCCTAGAAGACAACTCATGAAATTCAGCATCTCATCTTAAAGGTATTAAGGGAGTAACTAAGATGATGGTTTTGTGTACTAAAACCTCTTTATTTGGGCTCAAAGAAGCAATGACATggcattttaaagtatttacagGCAGAGGAACTTCAGTAGCCACAAATCTTGGAAGTTAACTACACTTTAAACCTTGATGAAGTCAGTTGACTATTACTAATGATCAGTGTTTGCCAGCTTGCTTTCTTTAAGGTAAAATTTTGTCCCTCCCTTAAACAGAATGGTTGCAAGGGGCCTGTCAATTATGTCTCCTCATCTGTGCCTGGCTATAGCGTACCAGTGGCAAATAAGACCTGATGCTGTGTCTGGTAGATGTGACGCTGTCTATCTCACACAGGAACAGAGTGGCAAAACAGGTCTCTGCCTCAACAATTCCCAACAGAATTGAGGATACTAAATACACATCAGTTTGGATACTCATATGAATATGATACTTAATTTGAGGATATCTTGCTTTTagccaaaaaaggaaaacagtctcCATATTTTACAAATCTCTAGCACTAacaataggattttttttataattattttgtcCTTGCCTTAAGAAACAATTGCTGCGTTGGAGAATTTTCAGAGTGTGTAATGGGAACTAATGTGtcaggcagcagaggcagcaaaCTCTAAGCTAAAATGTGGCTTATTTTCTTGAAATCAAACCAGTAATATTAAGGTATGTTTCTTATTTCCACAGCTATTTTGCACCACATTAAtcagaaacatttcaaaacattcatgcatgaaggagaagaaaaaccagGCCCTGATCCCAGCTGTTTCCTACAATTATTAGGAGCTGTGGATATTAAGCTCCTAACaggaccaggacaacaatgggACATATTTCCAAAACATGAATCTGCTGCAAATTACCATTTGTATGCATAGCATCAAGTAATTCTGAAatgcaagaagaaatatttctcattGTTTTCTGGTGCTCAGAACAAAGTGGAATATAGGCTAAATGTAAGGACAAATAGATCTACATTCTTCTGTGGTTTGAAACTCCAAATGTTTTGGGAAGGTCCAAATTCTTCTAAACTTTAAGCAGAAAGGACTCCTGTCTGCAAGTTGTGCAAAAATCACACCTTGTACTTGTCGAAGCTTACACAATCGAGAAgctaaagaaaaaagcaaaatgaaacctCACTTGGTTCTTAAGAATGCATGAGTTTCTACCCTTTTTTGACTGGTTAGATCCATGTTAACATCAATGTCTATAAGCCATTTTATAGATTACTCAACAATAGATTTGATTTACTGAGTTCTCTGATATTCAGTATAATTTGCACTACTTCTTTTACCTGCTCTGATTGTATGTATTCACCATGCTGTTCACATCCAATATCAAAGACATATTTGCCACGACCTATAGGCTGCACAAAGATACAAAAAAGTCAGCAGAACTATAAAGTTAATACATTCTAAGCATCTAAATGTAAAATATGCTTTATTACAAGATGCATAGTCAATAACAATATAGTTTGAAAGCAAAGTTGCAGAGAAACTTGACATTCTGTCCTACAGATTGATTCCATTTCATGTTACACATGGTACAAGAAATACTACAAAAGATCAGGAGCCTAGATTTTTACTTTAAGTGGAAACATATCATATTAAGGCAATTCCACGCTAACTGTTCAGATTAATAGAGAGCTTTCCAGCACACTTACATTGCCATTTAAAAACTTGCCCTTAAATCTATGGTTTAGGTGGATAAGTTCAGCTTCTCCTTCCTGGATTCCATTTACCCAGCCACCAACATACTTAGATCCTGTGTCCTTATAGACATATGTACCTTGCCCATGCCTAAGGAGAAAATAATAGTTTTGCTTTACATTACTgaattttaagaatttaagaTGTTATACGTAAGGTATTAAAACTATTAGTTAAGTAGCTGAAATGACTCAAGTTGGGCTAAATTCCCAAAGTCATCTGGTAGCTCTTGATTTGCTGCTGTCAGCCATGCTTTGAAAATGACCTTGGCATGTTAATACCATTGAGTGACTTGAAACATCACTGTAAGAACGAAACAAACCTGTTATGGTTAAACCATTCTCCAGTATAGGTGTCTCCATTTGCATACGTATACTCTCCATAGCCATGTCTCTGGTCGTTCACCCAGTCGCCTTTaatgaaaatacaataaaaacaatGAGACGTGGTTTATTTCACTGTGTGATATAGTGCTCAGTTTGTAAAGTTATGATGCATGAATtattagagaaggaaaataaagctaTGGCACTGTTGTGATTCTTTACTCTAAACCCTTGCTCTTtgttctctgtctctctccacACATATGTATATAGTTGCCTGACCTTCCCTTTCATTTAGTCCATCACAGTCTGTTTCCATTATCACTCTCCATTACCATCATGAACACAAGAAGCCATGTAACATTCTGTTCCTACCTTTAAATTTGGTAATGTATTACAGTTGCATTAGATAATGTGACATTTCCactccaataaaaaaaaaaaaaaaaaggactcctTTAGTTTGACTCATTTGCTAAAACTGTCCTGTCAGTCATGGGGCATACATATTCAGAAAGATGGTCTTCTATTCAAACATAgaagaaattaaagaagaaaacaaaacaaaacaaaccacaggtGCAGAAGGTCCTGTAAAGCAAAACTGGGTTGCTCTTTTTGCTCTCTGCTTCTAGCCCACACAATGTGAATGTTCTTTCTTGCCTAGCTtagaaaagaggggggaaagtACTGTCCCCTGAAGCCTAACTGATATTCAGGGTGTTTCAGGTACTCTTCTGGAAGAAGAGAAACAATGCAAGTTTCAAGCTCTTCAGACTTCAGAGACATCCCAATCCCTGAGTAAGTGCGTGCTCTAATCAGTATCTTTTTAAATTGGACCTAATAAAGTCCTTAAATTCTTTATACTGAACAAATCTGTGGTTCTAATCATCATTCAGAAATAAGTAACTATACTCTCTTCTATGAAGATTGTACTGATTTGTAAAAGATACTTAATATTTCTCAGGACTTGGAACACCCCACTTGAAAGGAGGACATGACAAGAATAAACCACTGCTGAACACCACACTTCTCACAATGATCACCATAAATCTCCATAAACAAAACCCACACTTCTCAAAGCTTATAGTAAAAAAAATGTGGATAAAAGGGAAACATTTAACAGCAAAATTATCTTAGAAGAACACATTCTCAATTCACTATTTCCTTGCATTTAGAGGGTtcgtgggggtgggggggttcagAGGGAATGTGTCCTTTCAGTTACAGAAATCCTTGCAACTGTGTTCAGTGTTTTACCTTCATATTTTGATCCATCTGGATAAAAAAATATACCCTGGccatgttttttgttttgaagatacTGTCCAGTGTAGTAAGCACCATTTTTAAATCTGTAGGTCCCCTGAAACATATTTGGTGTAGATAAAATACTTGTCAGTTCTCACTCTTGTTTTAGCATACTGCCCAAGCAAACAGAACTGCTTAAACATAAGCACTACCGCTGCCTTCTGTCACCGTCTCACCTGTCCACTTCTGAGACCATGCTTATATTCTCCATCGTATGTATCACCATTGGGTAGACGTGCTTTTCCATGTCCATGTCGCTCACCTTCTGAATTGCGTTCACCATCATACTCCTAATCCCATGTGAAAAAAAACGTTTAGGAGGGCTGCACCTGACTGAACCTAACCCCATTAGACAGAGGAAAACAGGCGTTTGCTCAAAACTGCCCCAATTCGGCTTGAATCGGAGACTGCAGGAGCACCTGGCCAACGCCTGTTCTGCTTACGAAGACGCTTTCACCAGATCCCGGCACCCAGAGGCTTCCCTCCcttcctggcccagggctggcaGGTACGGATGGATGACTTGTTGCCACCCGGCAGAGAAAGTTAGGCAGGTCCCAAGTGACGTGGCCCAGCCCCGCTTCCCAGATCCCGTGCCCACCGAGGGAGCGCCGCGGGAGCTCCCCCAGGCTGGGCCCGGCCGGCATACTCGGGGGTTTAACGTTCGCtctccccctccccgcaggcgcccccccgcgctgcccgAGGCGCCGGCGGCCGGCGCCCGCTTCCCTCCCGCTCCTCCCCGGCGCCCTCGGCGGGTGCTCGCCAGCGGGGATGGGCCCCGTCCCCTCGCCGCAGCAGGGGCCGGGAGAGGGGGGAGGCCGCCTCCGCCCGCGCCGCTGAGCCGCCAGCGGCGCCCCGACCGCCCCTGCGGACCCCGAAATCGGCCTCGGCCTCCTCGGTCCCCTCCGAGCTCAGGTCCGACATGGCCGCGGCGTCGCCGTCACGGTGGCAACCGaggcgggcgggggagggcggtgcgcgccgccgccgggggggtCGCGCTGCTGTCCCGGGTGCTGAGAgcagcggggcggccccgcccctcaccgcggcgccggggcgggcgagcaacggggccggggccgcggccgcgccccctccgcgccgccgcctcgccgctgAGGAGAGGCGCCGTTACCGCAAGCGGAGGGCCCCGCCGCCCCAGGGGTACTCCGGCCGGCTGGCGCCTCCGGGACCGGCAGTCCCGGGAGGGGGACGGCGGCCGCCAGAGGACTGCGGCGTTGACGACGGCTTCTCGAGCTTTGGTTTTCCCGACCTGTACCTTAAGTGCCGGGAAACAGGCTGGTGACATCAGAGGTGTGACCTGAGACCCCTCTGAGTCTTCTGAGAGCTCCCAGTAGTTTGGCTGGTTTGGCCTGTAGAAcaacatttcagattttaaaaccGATTCCACACCTAGGCCTGTAAGCagcattttagattttaaaaccACTCCCACACGTAGGTCTTATCTTGTCGGTTTATATCCTACGGTTTCAGTCTGATGATGAGTCTCATTCACCTGCGCAACAGACCAGATTCATTGCACCCACGTGGCCTGATGAATCCCACTGGAAATTCAGGACACTCCTTAAACTGGAGCCAGAAGGCCAGCAGCATTCACCTCCAGTCTCTGAAATCCCACAGGATTTCCACAGCTGTTGTGACAGCGCACATCTGGTGGTGTGGTTGAAGACAGATGACTCACGTGTGCTCCTCAACGGGTATCACAGAAACGTCCTTGGGCTGTCACCAGCATTCCTGGGTGTACTCTCAGCAGTCAGGCTCTGCACTTCGGGGCACTCTGAAGAGATTCCTCTCGTTTCTATGCAAAGTGTGGCACAACAGACCATATGGGTAATTTGGGGGTCAGGACAGAGGCAGGGAAATGCTGTGGTGCTAATCACTTCTGGACCTTAGGCACTGGAAGTCATCAAACCACCTGAGATCTGGCCTggaaaatactgtgtttctgCATAAATGAATGGAGTACAAGTTAACGTCTCctgttattttttctaaattgacCTGTACTGCTGTGGTGACAGGGGCGCTGCACAGTTCTAAGCAAGTTACTATAAAGAGAATGACGAGTCCATGATTAGGCATCTTCTGCTTTCACACATACTACActtctgctaattttttttcttttagtaaccACAATTCTCAATAATCTTAGTATGTAGGAAAGTCTCTGTGTTCTGACTTTTCTCCAAACCCCTCAGTCAGCTTCAGCTGTGATCTACATAACTTGATGACAAGTGCAGTCACCTCAGCCAGTCAAGAGCCTCCCATACTAATATGATTACAGCTAAATGAATGCAGGGAGGCAAGAGAAGGGCTCTCCTTTCTCAAAAGGGCAAGAAGAGTAGAAGGGAGTAGCTCACAAGGAAAAGGAGAGGGGATAATATATCATAGCCACCCTCAGACCATATTAATCATCAATAATACCCCACGCAGAAAAGACCTCCTTTGTATTTTACGTGGCATTTTTTTATGTTTCCTATGTGAGCAACAGTATTCAAAAACAATCACTCTTTTAAAAGATCTTATTTGCCGCAATGCAAGATAGTGCTTTCTTTACAGAGGAAAATGCCCTAAAAATCTACCTCAGCTAAGGGAGCTGAAGATGACTGCATTACAGCTCATGCCCGCCTCCCACAGATGTTGAGAATGGGTTGCTGAATGCAAGTGGTATTTCACccctctgcaaagcagcagcttcacagtgtttgcaggagctgggcaggacTCAGGGCCTGCCACTGATACAGGAGTCAAGCAAATCACCTCACTGTCACCTTGAACAGTAATTTAATGGCCGAGGTTTCACAAGAAGAGCCACACGATGGTATGTGTGGTGAAAAGCTGTTGGCTACCTAAGCACTGGTCAGAGGAGGTAAGGCTTCTGAGATAGGCCGCAAAAGGAGTGGCAAGTGGTTGGAAAACATGGTGGAGGTCACCTTATACCCTAGGTCAAACCTTTACCAccaaaatgagaagaaaaccaggtttgTCTCTATACAAAGATATGCCATATATTCAGGTAATTTCCTTAGTTTTCATAGGTAGGA
Coding sequences within:
- the RSPH1 gene encoding radial spoke head 1 homolog, whose product is MSDLSSEGTEEAEADFGEYDGERNSEGERHGHGKARLPNGDTYDGEYKHGLRSGQGTYRFKNGAYYTGQYLQNKKHGQGIFFYPDGSKYEGDWVNDQRHGYGEYTYANGDTYTGEWFNHNRHGQGTYVYKDTGSKYVGGWVNGIQEGEAELIHLNHRFKGKFLNGNPIGRGKYVFDIGCEQHGEYIQSEQDKGEEEEEPSLLIGPKWKASEITKLTFWTPRRENPPSPREASLEAAAAEAMEERAAAAVTEEKTIPSVEVTDESAEGKDDEPSLHEVSSEVFSPGRDAGEEYEGSREEEDRDQEDPGTASLEHEEDESKEAE